GCCTTACGCTTTCCCATGCGTTCCCGGTCGTGTCATTGCGGGCCGGTACGTGGAAGGAAAATGTCAGATGACGGAACGGGCTTCTGGAGATGATCTCGACGAACTCGGGCAGCGAATCCTGGTTGCGTCTTGTCACCACGCACTGGCACTGCACCACATGGGGAAATCCGGAGGGGAGGCGGCCCATGTTGTCCATCACCCGCCGGAACACGCCTTCGCCCCGGATTGAGTCGTTGAGTGCTTCGGGTCCGTCCAGCGAGATGACGTAGAGCAGGTTTTCCGTCACATCCGAGAAATCGGCCAAGGGAATGGTCCCGTTCGTCGTGATGGTATTGCGTGCAAACAGCGGCAATCCCCTGCGGAGCAGGTCTTTCTTGATGAGAGGCTCTCCACCCATCCAGAGCATTGCACCGATGCGGTGACGGTCACGTATCTCCCTGATCTGGGCCAGGAGATCATCGTCGGACGGCTCGGATACCGGCTGGTTCGGATTGCCGTCGCGGTAGACGAAGCAATGGGAGCAGTGCAGGTTGCACCGGTTGGTGATGTTGACGATCGCCTGCGGATAGAAACGCGCAGGAACTGCACTCTGGTTCACCGTTTCGGTATCCACTGGGGAAGGCCTCCACTCACAGATATTACAACAGGATGTCTAATATGCCTACAGTTGTAATTTTTCTGACTGTAAAACTTCCGTGCAATCCAGCACAGCGATGAGGGACTGCCGCCCATTGAAAGTAGCTGCTGCCTGTCCATATTCGGCGGTCTTATGACACGTGCCATAGGTTACCGGTGTCTTTTCCCGCACACTGGAAACTGCAGACCAGACCACGTTGTCCCAGGAGCGCCATGGAGACGGACATTCACAGCGATATTTGTGTGATCGGTTCTGGTGCCGGAGGGGCGGCACTGGCCGCCGAAATGGCACTGGCCGGAGCGTCCGTGTCGGTCCTGGAGGCGGGAGGTGAGGCACCCCGCGCAATGCTCGGCGAATCCGGGCTCCAAAGTGCCATCCGTGCCATCAGGAGCGGAAGCTACGTCGTTTCCAGCGGCGGCTGGATTCCACCGCGAGTGGTCCTTCACGGACGCTGCGAGGGCGGTTCCACGGCCATCAATACCGGCAACTGTTTTCCGCTGCCGGAGTCCATCCACAGTGCATGGAAGAGGGCCGGAGCTCCTGATCTTTCTGATTACTACCGCCGGGTAGATACCTTCCTGCAGGTGTCGGAAGCCGGTGCGGAACTGCTGGGAAACAACGGCCGGAAACTTCTGGAAGGCATCCGGAACCGGGGCTGGAAGGGTGGGCCAATGCCCCGCAATGCCCCCGGATGCACGGGCCGGACGATCTGCATCCTGGGCTGCCCGGAAGAGGCCAAGCGCGGCACCAACATCTCCTATCTTCCGGTGGCACGGAAGAAAGGTGCCGGAGTTTATCTGAATACCCGTGCCGTCCGCATCCGGTTCGCGGGCCGCCGGGCCAGTTGCGCCGAAACCATTTCCACCCGTGATGGCGTCCGGAGGACATTCCATGCCGACCAGATCGTTCTTGCCGGAGGCAGCCTTTACACGCCCGCGCTGCTTCAGAGGTCAGGCGTTGACACCGCAGGTGTGGGCGAAAACCTTTCCATCCATCCGGCGTTTCTCCTGATTCCGCACTTCCCCGGACCGGTGGAGATGGGGCCGCCATCCATTCCGCAAAGTGCGTACTGCAGCGAGTTCCTGGAGTCCGAGGGGTTTCTGCTCCTCAACCAGTCGGTTCCCCAGGCGCTCATGGCTCCCCTTCTGGCCGCGCTTGGCCAGATCGGCGCCCTCTCTCGCGGTTCCAGCGCAGGCCTGTGGGCAGCACTTGTTCATGATGAAGGAACTGGTTCCGTGTCCAGTGACGGGGGGGATGGCTACCGGATCAGTTACCGGCTGACGGATTCGGTCCGCCGCTCGGCGCGAAAGGCGATGCTGCGGCTTGCGGAGGCGGCATTCACGGCTGGCGCCACTGCGGTCACGCCGGTTGTGCTGGGGACACGCCAGTTCAGGGATTCGGGAGCGCTTGACCGCTGGCTTCCCGATCCTCTTCCGGAAAGACGGGTAGTCACGGGTGGTTTTCATCCGATGGGCACCTGTTCAATCGGACGGGTGTGCGAAGGTTCCGGACAGGTCCGGGGATACGAGCATCTCTACGTGGCCGATGCCAGCCTGTTCCCGTCGGCTTCCGGCGTTACTCCGCAGATGTCGGTCATGGCGCTGGCCACATCGGTAGCCGCCGGCCTTCTGGCAAACTGAGAGCCGGGTAACGTATGCGATAAAGCACGGATCTGCCGTCTTGTGACGGAATATCCGGTAAACCTACCGTCGTTCCTTCATGTAGCTTTTGAGGAACGTCATTCCTGTATCGATGAGTGGCAGGACGTTCGCCACCAGTCCCATCAGGATCGACATGTCCCCGTCCAGTCGGACCTTGCCGGCCATGAATGCCTCCTGGGGAGACTGGCCCTTTTCGACGATGTCGAGAAGATCGGTTTCACTCGTTTGCACGGTGCAGGTGGGAGCGTCCGTATTGATGCCGCCGAAACCCACAAACAGGGACTCGTCCGTTCCGCTGGCCGTCGTCAGCGTAAACCGGATCGTCCCCTGGATCTGGGCCCGGAGCGAATCGATGAGTTCCTGCGTGATGAACCCGGTGGCCGTCTGAAGCGGACCGCTGATATCGATGGCATCCAGGTCCCCCGCTTCGGAAGCGGCCCGTTCGAGTGCTGTCATGAGAGCGCCCGGCGGCAGCACCACCGTGACGTATGCCATTTCGGATTTACCGGGCCTGATTGACACCGTCCCGTTCTCAATGAGAGCGGCCCAGTGGCCCGTATCCGGAATGTGTATCTGGACCGTATCCCGGATCGGACCGAACGATACTCCGGCCAGCTTCGAGCTGATCAGTTCGGGCAGCAGCCGGTCCATCAGTTCCTTCGGGGTCATGTCGGTGTTGATCTGTACCATTGTCGGTTTCTCCTGTTCGTGAAGTTTCAGACAAATGCGCGCATCCGGTCCTGGTCTATGAGATCGGCGCAATCCATTCCGGACTGGCAGGCGAGCTCGGTGCCGACGCCCCGGCCTCCGGCGCAGTCGCCCGCCAGATACAGCCCCCTGACCGGCGTGCGGTGACCAGGGCGCTGGCGGCCCACCTGATCCGGGGTCTGAGCGGTCGTGACGGCCGCACCCGAACTTTTCCCAACCCATCCGGCGATGGCCCGGACGGAAAACATGTCTTCGAAGATGATGTTTTCCCTAAGCCCCGGGATCATGGCGTAGAGCGTTTGGCGGAGGTTTTCGAGCCAGGCCTTCTCGCCGTCCTGGAGTTCGACATCCGCCGTGGGAGCCACCGCGCAGGCGGTGATGATCTGCTGGCCGGGCGGAGCAAGGGAAGGATCGAAGTTGCTGGGAATGGGGCTGTAGATAGGGGTGTATTTTGGCAAGACGCCCGAATCCATCTGCCGGAAAGTTTCCAGCAGCATGGTACGGTTGATCTCCCGGCGACCGATCTTCAGCGGCGAACCGCCAACAACGCAGCCGACTTCGGTAATCTTCTTGCGGACCCCGATTTTCGCCTGAACCGCGATATAGCTTCCCTTGATGGCTTCCACCCGCTCGATATAGGCGCTGGTGAGATGCTCCTTGCCGGCCATACGGAACATTGTGTCCTTGACGGATGAGGTCGAAACGACGACCGGTGCGTGAAACTCCGCGCCGTTCTTCAGCCGGACGCCCCTGACACGTCCGTTGCTGATGAGGATCTTCTCGACCGGTGCCCCGGTGAGCACCCGTGCGCCGTGCTGCTCCGCCCCTTTCAGGAACGTCCGGGGGATGGCCACCGCTCCACCCATCGGGTAACCGAGGTTGTTGTCCTGGATGAAGTGCTGGAGATTCCAGATCGATTCACCAGCCGATGCCTGCCATGTGGGCAGGATGAAATAGAGGCCGAGCAGAAATCCCACCGCGCCGTGGACGAACGTGTCGTCCGTATACCGGCTCATGAACTCGTCGATGGTCCGGTGATTCCACTTCTCGATCTCTTTTGGCGGCATCGTGAGGATGTCGAAGAACATGCGGGCCATGACCGGGATGGCGGAAACCGGAAGCCCCGACTGGTAGAAGCCGATCAGCCCGAACAGCGGGAGCATCCACTGCTCCGGGGGCGACTTGAGATCCATGTTCAGGCCGCGGAACCAGACCATCCGTTTTGCGTGGCGGAACTTGAGCGGAGTGCCCATCCCCAGCCGCCGCGTGCATTCCCCGAACGGTCCCTTGTTTCCCCGGATGAACATGTGGGTGCCCATGTCCACATGGAAGCCGTCTTTCTCGTACCAGGAGCAGGATCCACCCACACGCGGGTTCTTTTCCAGGATCAGTGTCCGGAAGCCGTGAGAGGCAAGGATGGCTCCGCAGGCCGACCCGCCCATGCCCGTACCGATCACGATCGCATCATAGCCCTGACTGTCGCCGAAGGTGGCGGCTTTCCGGGTACCGGGCCGCTGCGGACGGCGTCTGGCTGCTGGCTCTGCCTTTGTCACTGGTTCTTCCTTATTGAACGGGCACAATCGGCTGAAAGGTTCCCGGTCTGGAAATGACGCATGTGTCAGTCGTCTCTCCAAAGAGATAGGCGCAGGGGGCCACGCCCGATATGACAGGCCTCATACTGGCTGCAACCACTCCATATGTGGCCTGTCATAACGGCGATGCTTTCCGCCGCTGATACTGGACGCCGAGATCACCTGCAGGGGGGTATTTGCAGCTTATGATGTATCCACACTCACGTCCGGCATCGGCCTGCCATGAACTGCCGTCTCCAGAGGCCCTCAAGGCCAAGCTGGCGGCACTTCCATCAACCCATATGGTTCGTGTCCTGTACGCCGAACACGACCGGATTCTGGCGATGCTGTCGGAGATGGGCGAACTGGTTACCAGGATGCAGACGTCCGCGGAACTGGGCAGTAATGGCATCGCCCGGATTCATGAACTGGCGCACCTGCTCATTGAAGCCGAACCGCATCACCAGCGCGAGGAAGACGTGCTGTTCCCGGAACTGGAGAAGCAGGGGCTGAATGGCCCGCCGCAGGCCATGTCCGCCGAGCATGTCGAATTGCGGCGCCTCAAGCATGAAATCCACGATATTTCGGCTTCTGCGGTTCTGGATGCCGGTGCGAAGCAGCAACTGGCCCGGGCGGCGAGGACGCTGGTGAACAACCT
Above is a window of Deltaproteobacteria bacterium DNA encoding:
- a CDS encoding radical SAM protein, with product MDTETVNQSAVPARFYPQAIVNITNRCNLHCSHCFVYRDGNPNQPVSEPSDDDLLAQIREIRDRHRIGAMLWMGGEPLIKKDLLRRGLPLFARNTITTNGTIPLADFSDVTENLLYVISLDGPEALNDSIRGEGVFRRVMDNMGRLPSGFPHVVQCQCVVTRRNQDSLPEFVEIISRSPFRHLTFSFHVPARNDTTGNAWESVRQRDDAIRLVMELKKQMGGLIRNRTRSLEMMLSENNPGKITGNCPAKQLILPLYLSGRTLVSPFCCYGNDVDCDRCGAWVVFEMAAALENPAVAARQLHLPD
- a CDS encoding GMC family oxidoreductase; this translates as METDIHSDICVIGSGAGGAALAAEMALAGASVSVLEAGGEAPRAMLGESGLQSAIRAIRSGSYVVSSGGWIPPRVVLHGRCEGGSTAINTGNCFPLPESIHSAWKRAGAPDLSDYYRRVDTFLQVSEAGAELLGNNGRKLLEGIRNRGWKGGPMPRNAPGCTGRTICILGCPEEAKRGTNISYLPVARKKGAGVYLNTRAVRIRFAGRRASCAETISTRDGVRRTFHADQIVLAGGSLYTPALLQRSGVDTAGVGENLSIHPAFLLIPHFPGPVEMGPPSIPQSAYCSEFLESEGFLLLNQSVPQALMAPLLAALGQIGALSRGSSAGLWAALVHDEGTGSVSSDGGDGYRISYRLTDSVRRSARKAMLRLAEAAFTAGATAVTPVVLGTRQFRDSGALDRWLPDPLPERRVVTGGFHPMGTCSIGRVCEGSGQVRGYEHLYVADASLFPSASGVTPQMSVMALATSVAAGLLAN
- a CDS encoding SCP2 sterol-binding domain-containing protein, which produces MVQINTDMTPKELMDRLLPELISSKLAGVSFGPIRDTVQIHIPDTGHWAALIENGTVSIRPGKSEMAYVTVVLPPGALMTALERAASEAGDLDAIDISGPLQTATGFITQELIDSLRAQIQGTIRFTLTTASGTDESLFVGFGGINTDAPTCTVQTSETDLLDIVEKGQSPQEAFMAGKVRLDGDMSILMGLVANVLPLIDTGMTFLKSYMKERR
- a CDS encoding NAD(P)/FAD-dependent oxidoreductase codes for the protein MGGSACGAILASHGFRTLILEKNPRVGGSCSWYEKDGFHVDMGTHMFIRGNKGPFGECTRRLGMGTPLKFRHAKRMVWFRGLNMDLKSPPEQWMLPLFGLIGFYQSGLPVSAIPVMARMFFDILTMPPKEIEKWNHRTIDEFMSRYTDDTFVHGAVGFLLGLYFILPTWQASAGESIWNLQHFIQDNNLGYPMGGAVAIPRTFLKGAEQHGARVLTGAPVEKILISNGRVRGVRLKNGAEFHAPVVVSTSSVKDTMFRMAGKEHLTSAYIERVEAIKGSYIAVQAKIGVRKKITEVGCVVGGSPLKIGRREINRTMLLETFRQMDSGVLPKYTPIYSPIPSNFDPSLAPPGQQIITACAVAPTADVELQDGEKAWLENLRQTLYAMIPGLRENIIFEDMFSVRAIAGWVGKSSGAAVTTAQTPDQVGRQRPGHRTPVRGLYLAGDCAGGRGVGTELACQSGMDCADLIDQDRMRAFV
- a CDS encoding hemerythrin domain-containing protein; translated protein: MMYPHSRPASACHELPSPEALKAKLAALPSTHMVRVLYAEHDRILAMLSEMGELVTRMQTSAELGSNGIARIHELAHLLIEAEPHHQREEDVLFPELEKQGLNGPPQAMSAEHVELRRLKHEIHDISASAVLDAGAKQQLARAARTLVNNLQLHIHKENEILYPLALSVITGDDAWNRLNAAADAIGPCPF